The stretch of DNA TTTTATCCTTGCTACGACAGAACCCCAGAAGATCCCTTATACCATCATGTCGAGATGCCAGAGGTTTGACTTTAGAAGGATTTCCGAGAAGGATATCATAGAACAGATGAAGAAGGTATGCCAGGCAGAAGGTGTAGAATATGATGAAGGCGCATTCCGGTACATAGCGACAGAGGCTGATGGAAGCATGAGGGATGCCGAATCTATTCTGGACCAGATTATTGCATACAGCGGAAAGCGTATAACCGAAAGGGATGTGATAAATATTATCGGTGTAATAGAAAAGGATACGCTGTACGATATTGTAAAATCTATTATAGACCAGGATATGAAGCTCGGACTGGAAACAATTGAGAGGGTTCTGGATGAAGGCTATGATGTCTATCATCTGTACGGAGGGCTTATTTCATTTTTCAGAAACATTATGATAATGAAAGTATATGATGCTATGCCGCCCTTTATTCATATGGGCGAGGATGAATATGATAAAATCACCCTTATGCTCAAAGATATTGAATACTATGAGATACAGAATATGCTGAGTTACCTGCTAAAGTCAGAAGATTTAATAAAGGGCTTTTTCCCCAGGATTTCGCTCGAAGTGCTTTATATCAATCTTTATAATCTTTCAAAACTGAGAGACGTTGAGAAGATTCTGGACAATCTGGGCAGCTACGAACAACACGAACATACAGAACAGACAAAAGAGCATAAAACAGAACATAAAATAGAGCATAAGAAAGAGCATAAAACAGACCAAACAGGCCATACAGAACAACTAACAGATTATAAAACAGAGCATGAATTTGAAGAACACGGGTATAAAGAAGAACCTGCCTATGAAACTCAACCACAGGGAGATATGCAGAGTTTTGTTGAATACCTGAGGAAGAAAAAACCCTTTATCGGCAGTATCCTTGAAAATCTTGACCTCAAAATAGA from Pseudomonadota bacterium encodes:
- the dnaX gene encoding DNA polymerase III subunit gamma/tau, translated to MDYTVIARRWRPKRLEDVIGQPHIVTTIKNSIKFNRIAHAYLFTGPRGVGKTSMARIIAKAVNCIDGPKEEPCGVCENCLSIDNGSFVDVIEIDAASTRGIDDIRELTETVRYMPMKGKYKLYILDEAHMLTPQARDAFLKTLEEPPGNNIFILATTEPQKIPYTIMSRCQRFDFRRISEKDIIEQMKKVCQAEGVEYDEGAFRYIATEADGSMRDAESILDQIIAYSGKRITERDVINIIGVIEKDTLYDIVKSIIDQDMKLGLETIERVLDEGYDVYHLYGGLISFFRNIMIMKVYDAMPPFIHMGEDEYDKITLMLKDIEYYEIQNMLSYLLKSEDLIKGFFPRISLEVLYINLYNLSKLRDVEKILDNLGSYEQHEHTEQTKEHKTEHKIEHKKEHKTDQTGHTEQLTDYKTEHEFEEHGYKEEPAYETQPQGDMQSFVEYLRKKKPFIGSILENLDLKIEDGSIIISLDKKYAFVKNDMNLKEEIKQHLKIFFGKDMGLVFRVSGEKKHSLEDYVKEAESLFKT